In the Kiritimatiellales bacterium genome, one interval contains:
- a CDS encoding DUF4434 domain-containing protein: MYDIIDVEDFKIFMASQRAQDSCGVRNREANQDNLQFLQTLGSQPQRMNITGAFIYAHAPNYFGRPALHWGVAEWRAMFRQFKLLGIDTAIFQAAIWNELRECYYPSQKFSAYKTWNVVEPMLEAAGAENIRMFLGGYGSTTGLSDQVAPEIMEREEQACVNCLTELMKYRQEFHGFYFSSETAYTGSYDRNKISRLNRIYRGFFEHIKSVDAGLQIMMSPGTKYFPGKEQEMQASWLETLDGVPLDILAPQDSIGTCGSRLRHAEAMYKAWADVCRERKITFWSNIEVFQRGENVMQLNHSITADPDRVTAQINAAAPYAKKLICWEAPYYVCDPNNPRAAALARVVFGQKDTSLANENQKPELAAVCG, translated from the coding sequence ATGTATGATATTATTGATGTAGAAGATTTTAAAATTTTCATGGCCAGTCAGCGCGCGCAGGATTCTTGCGGTGTGCGGAACCGTGAAGCGAATCAGGATAACCTGCAGTTTCTGCAAACGCTCGGATCGCAGCCGCAGCGGATGAATATTACCGGCGCGTTTATTTATGCCCATGCTCCGAACTATTTCGGGCGACCGGCGCTTCACTGGGGTGTGGCTGAGTGGCGCGCAATGTTCCGGCAGTTTAAACTGCTGGGAATTGACACCGCGATTTTTCAGGCCGCCATCTGGAATGAACTGCGCGAATGCTATTATCCGTCGCAGAAATTCAGCGCGTACAAAACCTGGAACGTGGTGGAACCGATGCTGGAAGCCGCCGGCGCGGAAAACATCCGCATGTTTCTCGGCGGTTACGGCTCAACCACCGGTCTGAGCGATCAGGTTGCGCCGGAAATTATGGAACGCGAAGAGCAGGCGTGCGTCAACTGCCTGACAGAGCTTATGAAATACCGGCAGGAATTCCATGGATTTTATTTTTCATCGGAAACCGCCTACACCGGTTCATACGACCGGAATAAAATCAGCCGCCTGAACCGGATTTACCGGGGATTTTTCGAACACATTAAAAGTGTCGATGCCGGGTTACAGATTATGATGTCGCCGGGCACAAAATATTTTCCCGGCAAAGAGCAGGAGATGCAAGCCAGCTGGCTGGAAACACTGGACGGCGTTCCGCTGGATATTCTTGCGCCGCAGGATTCCATCGGCACCTGCGGCAGCCGGCTGCGTCATGCCGAAGCCATGTATAAAGCGTGGGCGGATGTCTGTCGCGAACGGAAAATTACATTCTGGTCAAACATTGAAGTTTTTCAACGGGGTGAAAATGTCATGCAGCTGAATCACAGCATCACCGCCGATCCCGACCGGGTTACAGCGCAAATTAATGCGGCCGCACCCTATGCGAAAAAACTGATCTGCTGGGAGGCTCCGTATTATGTGTGCGATCCGAATAACCCCCGCGCGGCAGCACTTGCGCGGGTGGTGTTTGGGCAGAAAGACACTTCGCTTGCAAACGAAAATCAGAAGCCGGAATTAGCCGCTGTGTGCGGGTAG
- a CDS encoding thiazole synthase, with the protein MKNLKLGNVEFKSRLILGTGKFSDTETMLRAIEASGTELVTVALRRFNREKPADDLCAPLAKLTNVKLMPNTSGAMNAKEAIRAAQIGRELSGSPFVKVEIHPNPHHLLPDPVETYFAAKELAADGFIVLPYIPADPVLAKKLEDAGCAAVMPLGATIGSGDGISTAAMIKLIIRDSTIPVIVDAGLRAPSEAACAMEMGCAAVLVNSAIAAAANPVEMAKAFALGVETGFAARAAGLMPKNTGAAIATSPLTSFLG; encoded by the coding sequence ATGAAAAACTTAAAACTAGGAAATGTTGAATTTAAATCTCGATTAATTCTCGGCACCGGAAAATTTTCGGACACGGAAACGATGCTGCGCGCCATTGAAGCGTCCGGTACGGAACTGGTTACCGTTGCGTTGCGGCGCTTTAATCGCGAAAAACCGGCGGATGATCTTTGCGCGCCGCTCGCAAAATTAACAAACGTTAAACTCATGCCGAACACCTCCGGCGCGATGAATGCGAAAGAAGCGATACGCGCCGCACAAATCGGGCGTGAATTGAGCGGCAGCCCGTTTGTTAAAGTTGAAATTCATCCGAATCCGCATCACCTGCTGCCCGATCCGGTGGAAACTTATTTCGCCGCCAAAGAACTCGCCGCCGACGGTTTTATTGTGCTGCCGTATATTCCTGCCGATCCGGTACTCGCCAAAAAACTGGAAGATGCCGGCTGTGCCGCCGTTATGCCGCTCGGCGCAACCATCGGCAGCGGCGACGGAATTTCCACCGCGGCCATGATTAAGCTCATCATACGCGACAGCACTATTCCGGTCATTGTCGACGCCGGACTGCGCGCGCCGTCGGAAGCCGCGTGCGCGATGGAAATGGGCTGCGCCGCGGTACTTGTTAATTCCGCCATCGCTGCCGCCGCCAATCCGGTGGAGATGGCAAAAGCATTTGCGCTCGGCGTGGAAACCGGCTTTGCCGCGCGCGCTGCAGGACTTATGCCGAAAAACACTGGCGCCGCCATTGCAACCAGTCCACTCACCTCGTTCCTCGGATAA
- a CDS encoding Gfo/Idh/MocA family oxidoreductase, with protein MKKIGIGFVGAGWMGSVQLRRLTERDDVEVLALLEKNRERGLEVLKELNLPAELLTEEYETIVNNPAVDAVWLVSPNGFHGPQAIAAMKAGKHVFCEKPAATAYADFCKEIELEKANPALITFVDYILYFDTLEEQIRRRVAENEFGQITQIQINYRHPVNIQGDKVWKLKKEIMGDAISMGINHSISMIVHTMASQAKPVGVYATSMPAKVRGFEVDPVWNIVIRFDNGAAGFCFGNIDNGNGYDAYHNLFGTKGGFIFDSQLDRAQKIRYWSESGTGGKWIYPLDRERCRAEGCEALVWPDDSTTPDSGDVIEHQTGACVDHFIQCVKSGEKSPLGFVNSSVIGGIGWAAQMSAATGKEVALPLDQTAKEFFAAQ; from the coding sequence ATGAAAAAAATTGGAATCGGCTTTGTGGGTGCAGGCTGGATGGGTTCGGTGCAGCTGCGCCGTCTGACGGAGCGCGACGATGTGGAGGTGCTCGCGCTGCTGGAGAAGAACCGTGAGCGCGGCCTGGAGGTTTTAAAGGAGCTGAATCTGCCGGCGGAGCTGCTGACGGAGGAGTATGAAACGATTGTAAATAATCCGGCAGTCGACGCGGTGTGGCTGGTGAGTCCAAACGGTTTTCACGGCCCGCAGGCGATTGCGGCGATGAAAGCCGGCAAGCATGTGTTCTGCGAAAAACCGGCGGCGACGGCCTATGCCGATTTCTGCAAAGAGATTGAGCTCGAAAAAGCCAATCCGGCGCTGATTACCTTCGTCGATTATATTCTCTATTTCGATACGCTCGAAGAGCAGATCCGCCGCCGCGTGGCGGAGAATGAGTTCGGCCAGATCACCCAGATTCAGATCAACTACCGCCATCCGGTAAATATCCAGGGCGACAAGGTGTGGAAACTGAAAAAAGAGATTATGGGCGATGCCATCAGCATGGGGATTAATCACTCCATCTCCATGATCGTGCATACAATGGCGTCGCAGGCGAAACCGGTCGGCGTATATGCTACATCAATGCCGGCCAAAGTGCGCGGATTCGAAGTGGATCCGGTCTGGAACATTGTAATCCGTTTTGATAACGGCGCCGCCGGATTCTGTTTCGGCAATATCGACAACGGCAACGGGTATGATGCCTATCATAATCTGTTCGGCACAAAAGGCGGTTTCATCTTTGATTCGCAATTGGACCGGGCGCAGAAGATCCGGTACTGGTCGGAATCCGGCACCGGCGGAAAATGGATCTATCCGCTCGACCGCGAACGCTGCCGCGCGGAAGGCTGCGAAGCGCTTGTCTGGCCGGACGATTCGACCACGCCGGACAGCGGCGATGTGATTGAACATCAGACCGGCGCATGCGTAGACCATTTTATTCAATGCGTTAAATCCGGAGAAAAATCTCCGCTGGGATTTGTGAATTCATCCGTGATCGGCGGGATCGGCTGGGCGGCGCAGATGTCGGCGGCCACCGGGAAAGAGGTTGCGCTACCGCTGGATCAAACCGCCAAAGAATTTTTCGCCGCGCAGTAA
- a CDS encoding glucosamine-6-phosphate deaminase has product MEINIYKTKAEMGAAAAAVTTEKLQQALARRGEACMVLATGASQFEVLNALVKKPVDWSKVTCFHMDEYIGIGDNHPASFRRYLRERFVSRVPALKTFHYVNGSAPDPQAECDRLEALISKKYVDVVQCGIGENGHLAFNDPPADFETERSYLMVELDEACRRQQLGEGWFKTLDDVPRCALTISIRQIMKAGRIVCTVPDERKAQAVKDCLKSAVSNHHPASILQQHPDCHLFLDNAAASRLEKR; this is encoded by the coding sequence ATGGAAATTAATATTTATAAAACAAAAGCGGAAATGGGTGCGGCAGCGGCAGCTGTTACGACTGAAAAACTGCAGCAGGCGCTGGCGCGTCGCGGCGAAGCCTGCATGGTTCTGGCTACCGGCGCGAGTCAGTTTGAAGTGCTGAATGCGCTGGTGAAAAAACCGGTCGACTGGTCAAAAGTCACCTGTTTTCACATGGATGAATATATCGGCATCGGTGATAATCATCCGGCAAGTTTCCGGCGATATCTGCGCGAACGATTTGTCAGCCGTGTCCCGGCGCTCAAAACGTTTCATTATGTTAACGGTTCCGCCCCCGACCCGCAGGCGGAATGCGACCGGCTTGAAGCGTTGATTTCAAAAAAGTACGTCGATGTTGTACAGTGCGGCATTGGTGAAAACGGACATCTGGCATTTAACGATCCGCCGGCTGATTTTGAAACAGAGCGCAGCTATCTGATGGTCGAGCTGGACGAAGCGTGCCGCCGCCAGCAGCTCGGTGAGGGCTGGTTTAAAACACTGGACGATGTTCCGCGCTGCGCACTTACAATCAGTATCCGGCAGATTATGAAAGCCGGCCGCATTGTTTGTACGGTGCCCGATGAACGGAAAGCGCAGGCGGTGAAAGACTGTCTGAAGAGTGCGGTTTCAAATCATCATCCGGCATCCATTCTACAGCAGCATCCCGACTGTCATCTGTTTTTGGATAATGCCGCCGCATCACGGCTCGAAAAACGGTAA
- a CDS encoding LamG domain-containing protein: MKYRMILMAATAFSFSNFANLFAAAAKPADITFSVDYCRSGDSIDAQQAAGSAKGKVLFETKDTRDFDTMSHSIRGLLVGTGNASVQYDAVKNLPDSTGSIELLIKPFDWEPNDNFMHMFLQTVVSGKSPFGKIFIYKYKQSGAAVYLEYTEAGDKIFLRDASSLKWEKGSWHHIVVTYDSGKEVALFVDGRKAGSASVAADIKWPKLFTVGPSGKGMGYADGATSISDVRIFNRPLDENEVAALAKDRLPDLKIEVAKTTVPATEKNVGLRSRWFENGCPKLGLEALNGDVVLPPWTPVQYEQGNVGTWGRQYSVSGAGALGSVVSAGAEVLSAPVSFLLGKEQISFSVPEVVSKEAGRLVLVRKASAKAADVTLTYTIEYDGVIWCDLALKPKGVLDRLELNIPFTANAADMIHYVGAPVAYESQDLVKHSFSRELSRKAGTVFESGLKTTVWIGNNSHGMLWFTESDQYWWPKERENSIRAERYADGRVDLKIDMIAKALPLKNNEEISIRFGMMATPVKPLPDGWRGWTYSAQYDSMQGETRGNQLIYWPDEWRWMIHDPDPTRALNIDKVCDKVKWDHKEHRKIIPYWTRLHAILKDGDKEEPDADFMREHWATEPGRPGGGSRQMIRACTTTEWGDYLVWCAAEWAKVFGRMDGVYMDETQPIPNTRAVSGGGYDDFDGTRRPTYEQIGSRNMIKRMTYNMWKANGETPASVAHCSATHTMQSLSMYTGMLIGEQYYDGYFKSRNPEFLPPSDKPEEMVYYYSYALPMDRVRAECFHGQWGAVMVWLPCLKFDKGLMANPVTARDMLSRIMQADMAIWPLFCNREEVLKTWRFREEFGITDKAVEFIPYWADDAITADKENVVVGYYKNDKKILAIISNLNRTGEKVKINFGDLAVSSVRNAETRTQIPLNGKSVELNIPRNDYVALKINY, translated from the coding sequence ATGAAGTACAGAATGATTCTAATGGCGGCAACGGCGTTCAGCTTCAGTAATTTTGCAAATCTTTTTGCGGCGGCGGCGAAACCGGCAGACATTACGTTCAGTGTCGATTACTGCCGGAGCGGTGACAGCATTGATGCTCAGCAGGCCGCAGGTTCTGCCAAGGGGAAAGTGCTGTTTGAAACAAAAGATACCCGCGATTTTGATACCATGTCACATTCCATCCGCGGCCTGCTCGTCGGAACAGGAAACGCATCCGTTCAGTATGATGCCGTAAAAAATCTGCCGGACAGCACAGGTTCTATTGAATTGCTTATCAAACCGTTCGACTGGGAACCGAATGATAATTTTATGCACATGTTTCTGCAGACGGTTGTTTCCGGCAAATCGCCTTTCGGAAAAATCTTTATTTATAAATATAAACAATCCGGCGCAGCGGTTTATCTCGAATACACTGAAGCCGGCGACAAAATTTTCCTGCGCGATGCATCATCGTTAAAATGGGAAAAAGGATCATGGCATCATATTGTTGTAACATATGATTCCGGCAAGGAAGTGGCTTTGTTCGTTGACGGCCGCAAAGCGGGCAGCGCGTCAGTTGCGGCGGACATCAAATGGCCGAAACTGTTTACTGTCGGTCCGTCCGGCAAAGGCATGGGCTATGCCGACGGAGCAACATCCATCAGCGATGTGCGTATTTTCAACCGTCCGTTAGATGAAAATGAAGTTGCGGCACTGGCCAAAGACCGGCTGCCGGATTTGAAGATTGAAGTTGCTAAAACGACCGTTCCGGCCACCGAGAAAAATGTGGGCTTACGCAGCCGCTGGTTTGAAAACGGATGTCCGAAGCTCGGTCTTGAAGCATTAAACGGCGATGTTGTTCTGCCGCCGTGGACGCCGGTGCAGTATGAGCAGGGTAACGTTGGCACGTGGGGTCGTCAGTATTCCGTTTCCGGTGCCGGCGCGCTGGGTTCAGTAGTTTCCGCCGGTGCAGAAGTGCTGTCAGCGCCGGTAAGTTTTCTGCTTGGAAAAGAACAGATTTCATTTTCGGTGCCGGAAGTGGTTTCAAAGGAAGCCGGCCGTCTTGTGCTGGTTCGCAAAGCGTCCGCAAAAGCGGCGGACGTGACGCTGACCTACACCATCGAATATGACGGTGTAATCTGGTGCGATCTGGCGCTGAAACCGAAAGGTGTCTTAGACCGGCTGGAATTGAATATTCCTTTCACCGCAAATGCGGCGGATATGATTCATTATGTCGGCGCGCCAGTGGCTTATGAATCGCAGGATCTGGTGAAACACTCTTTTTCGCGTGAACTGTCACGCAAGGCGGGAACGGTATTTGAGAGCGGCTTGAAAACAACGGTATGGATCGGCAATAACAGTCACGGAATGCTCTGGTTCACCGAGTCCGATCAATACTGGTGGCCGAAAGAACGTGAAAATTCTATTCGTGCGGAACGTTACGCTGACGGACGGGTTGATCTTAAAATTGATATGATCGCCAAAGCGCTGCCGCTGAAAAATAACGAAGAAATTTCGATTCGCTTTGGAATGATGGCAACGCCGGTGAAACCGCTGCCGGACGGCTGGCGCGGCTGGACCTATTCGGCGCAATACGACTCTATGCAGGGCGAAACACGCGGGAATCAACTGATTTACTGGCCGGATGAATGGCGCTGGATGATTCATGATCCGGACCCGACGCGCGCGCTGAATATTGATAAAGTCTGCGACAAGGTAAAATGGGATCATAAGGAACACCGGAAAATTATTCCGTACTGGACGCGGCTGCACGCAATTCTGAAAGACGGCGATAAAGAGGAGCCGGATGCTGATTTTATGCGCGAACACTGGGCGACCGAACCCGGACGTCCCGGCGGTGGATCACGGCAGATGATTCGTGCATGTACGACCACGGAGTGGGGTGATTATCTTGTCTGGTGCGCCGCAGAATGGGCCAAGGTTTTCGGTCGCATGGACGGTGTCTACATGGATGAAACTCAGCCGATTCCGAACACGCGCGCAGTTTCCGGCGGTGGGTATGATGATTTCGACGGAACCCGGCGTCCGACCTATGAGCAGATCGGTTCACGTAATATGATCAAGCGGATGACCTATAATATGTGGAAAGCGAATGGTGAAACGCCGGCTTCGGTTGCACACTGTTCCGCCACGCACACAATGCAATCGCTGAGCATGTATACCGGTATGCTGATTGGTGAGCAGTATTATGACGGATATTTTAAAAGCAGGAATCCGGAATTTCTGCCGCCGTCGGACAAACCGGAAGAAATGGTTTATTATTACAGCTATGCACTGCCGATGGATCGGGTTCGTGCGGAATGTTTCCACGGGCAGTGGGGTGCGGTGATGGTCTGGCTGCCCTGTCTGAAATTTGACAAAGGCCTGATGGCGAATCCGGTGACGGCCCGCGATATGCTTTCACGGATTATGCAGGCGGATATGGCCATCTGGCCGCTGTTCTGCAACCGTGAAGAAGTGTTGAAAACCTGGCGGTTCAGAGAAGAATTCGGCATCACCGATAAAGCGGTGGAATTTATTCCGTACTGGGCAGACGATGCAATTACTGCCGATAAAGAAAATGTTGTCGTCGGGTATTATAAAAACGATAAAAAAATTCTGGCGATTATTTCCAATCTGAACCGTACCGGTGAAAAAGTGAAAATCAATTTCGGCGATCTGGCGGTGTCCTCCGTCCGGAATGCAGAAACCCGGACGCAGATTCCGCTTAACGGAAAGTCTGTTGAACTCAATATTCCGCGTAACGATTATGTCGCGCTGAAAATTAATTATTGA
- a CDS encoding glycoside hydrolase domain-containing protein yields the protein MPEKKLFYFLFTAGAVFFTTSGESLYQTNETFHAEYLQQQIHAAHAAGSTQAVVLHQSTATFDINPVTKKNEGLKVGNGCASLSYQTVGNLPSTAGSIEIRFKPVDWDAAVSEDYMIFQTTTDTKLVIYKRTVNGIAVHFTINDSPAPVFLYRSITNWQNHIFHHLVFTYDAAGDAVLYIDGIETGRAEIGTPADPANIVWPSQFSVGPAGSWGRDTGQTAIERVRIYDAVLTSDQVQYLAAQTEFNRLSGTFSKWFESGRPKLGLAALDKDTVLPPWTAVSWTNGTASCWNRNYNFSGTQFLGNLIAGTNSLLHEPMLLRIAVDQQAGVLSFSEPVITDQGQGRICFSRTGSFGNTTASVSYTFEYDGLLWCDLTLNIPDGSALTALSLETVVEKESAQLMHYTGAPQTYTSQNIPGNSYSKMIPADAGTHHLSGLKTMMWIGNNHHGFLWCTESDQYWWPKDQGNCLSVIRDADETVLFKIDMVSGALPANAPSTITYSFGLMATPVKPLPDGWRAWTHTDQAIGRKGDLRGINVFYWPSEYRFMMLDQDPSRYLNIESTRTRISSDLTNPERRYILPYWTRTNIHDEYEEAIGGGNTNVVTKVLTEAPLITREWATFPQASGTIRMSAATEWSDYLAWSLEEFVNVMGHADGTYIDEVQPIPNTRAESGGGYDALDGTRRPTFEIFGSRNLFKRMTYNTWQRNHERPRATAHCSATQSAHSLSAFDLWLIGEQYNSGYFWQNPELKPPAGDPVEEIYYYNYALPMDRVRAECFPDQWGTVIVWLPQLKNQPNIITNVASTRDMLSRVLQADVVIWPLWCNSAEIHKTWTWRKAFDIGNTDISFHPYWEQTLITMSGSDTGAGTNLIAGYYQKPDGDLLAIISNLNRTSQTVRVTFNNYPIANVIDAETKTEIPIDADNMVILNILRNDFSVLQITADKSAAPVSSFLFYINSHPAE from the coding sequence ATGCCGGAAAAAAAATTATTCTATTTTTTGTTCACCGCCGGTGCAGTTTTTTTTACCACGTCCGGTGAAAGCCTGTACCAGACAAACGAAACGTTTCACGCTGAATATCTGCAGCAGCAGATTCATGCCGCACATGCCGCTGGCTCAACTCAGGCGGTAGTACTCCACCAGTCCACTGCAACGTTTGATATTAATCCGGTCACAAAAAAGAACGAAGGATTAAAGGTCGGCAACGGTTGCGCCTCCCTCTCCTATCAAACCGTCGGAAATCTTCCGTCCACCGCCGGCTCCATTGAGATCCGGTTTAAACCGGTGGATTGGGATGCCGCAGTGAGTGAAGACTATATGATATTTCAAACCACCACCGACACAAAGCTTGTTATTTATAAGCGAACCGTGAACGGAATTGCGGTGCATTTTACTATTAATGATTCTCCGGCGCCGGTCTTTCTTTATCGCAGTATTACCAACTGGCAGAACCATATTTTTCATCATCTGGTGTTTACTTACGATGCCGCCGGCGATGCTGTGTTATATATCGACGGAATTGAAACCGGGCGCGCTGAAATCGGCACGCCGGCTGATCCGGCAAATATTGTCTGGCCGTCGCAGTTTTCTGTTGGGCCGGCAGGCAGCTGGGGCAGAGACACCGGGCAGACTGCCATTGAGCGCGTCCGGATTTATGATGCGGTTCTAACTTCAGATCAGGTGCAATATCTGGCCGCCCAGACAGAATTCAACCGGCTTTCCGGAACATTCAGCAAATGGTTCGAGTCCGGTCGCCCGAAACTCGGACTTGCCGCACTGGATAAAGACACCGTGCTGCCGCCGTGGACTGCGGTTTCCTGGACAAACGGTACGGCGTCCTGCTGGAACCGGAATTATAATTTTTCCGGCACTCAGTTTTTAGGAAATTTAATTGCCGGCACAAACTCCCTGCTTCACGAACCGATGCTGCTCCGCATCGCTGTCGATCAGCAGGCAGGTGTATTGTCTTTCAGCGAACCTGTGATCACCGATCAGGGACAGGGACGCATCTGTTTTTCCCGCACCGGCAGTTTCGGAAATACCACCGCTTCAGTTTCCTACACATTTGAATACGACGGCTTACTCTGGTGCGATCTCACCTTAAATATTCCGGACGGTTCAGCGCTGACCGCCCTGTCGCTTGAAACTGTGGTGGAAAAAGAATCGGCGCAGTTGATGCATTACACCGGCGCGCCGCAGACCTACACGTCGCAAAATATTCCCGGAAATTCATACAGCAAAATGATTCCGGCGGACGCCGGAACTCATCATCTTTCCGGATTGAAAACCATGATGTGGATCGGAAACAACCATCACGGTTTTTTATGGTGTACGGAATCCGATCAATACTGGTGGCCGAAAGACCAGGGTAACTGTCTGTCTGTTATCCGTGACGCAGACGAAACAGTTTTATTTAAAATTGATATGGTTTCCGGCGCACTGCCGGCCAATGCACCGTCTACCATAACATACAGTTTCGGTTTAATGGCTACACCGGTAAAACCGCTGCCGGACGGATGGCGCGCATGGACGCATACCGACCAGGCCATCGGACGGAAAGGTGACCTGCGCGGCATTAATGTTTTTTATTGGCCCAGTGAATACCGCTTCATGATGCTGGATCAGGACCCTTCCCGTTATCTTAACATTGAATCAACCCGGACACGGATCTCTTCCGACCTCACAAACCCGGAACGCCGGTATATCCTTCCTTACTGGACCCGCACCAACATCCACGACGAATATGAAGAAGCGATCGGCGGTGGAAATACAAATGTTGTAACCAAAGTATTAACCGAAGCACCGCTGATAACCCGCGAATGGGCGACCTTTCCGCAAGCGAGCGGCACCATCAGAATGTCCGCTGCAACCGAATGGAGTGATTATCTGGCCTGGAGTCTCGAAGAATTCGTTAATGTGATGGGTCATGCTGACGGCACGTATATAGACGAAGTTCAACCGATTCCAAATACCCGGGCAGAATCCGGCGGCGGATATGATGCATTGGACGGAACCCGCCGTCCGACATTCGAAATTTTCGGCTCGCGCAATCTTTTCAAACGTATGACATATAACACCTGGCAGCGGAATCACGAGCGTCCCAGAGCAACCGCTCACTGTTCAGCGACACAAAGTGCACATTCGCTCAGTGCATTCGATCTCTGGCTCATCGGCGAACAGTATAACAGCGGTTATTTCTGGCAGAATCCCGAACTTAAACCGCCCGCCGGCGATCCGGTTGAAGAAATTTATTATTACAATTATGCACTGCCGATGGACCGGGTTCGCGCCGAATGTTTTCCTGATCAATGGGGCACTGTCATCGTCTGGCTTCCTCAGCTTAAAAATCAGCCGAACATTATAACCAATGTCGCCTCCACCAGAGACATGCTCTCACGGGTTCTCCAGGCGGACGTGGTGATCTGGCCGCTGTGGTGCAACTCCGCGGAAATTCACAAAACATGGACATGGAGAAAGGCATTTGATATCGGCAATACTGACATCAGCTTTCATCCGTATTGGGAGCAAACATTGATAACAATGTCGGGATCAGATACCGGTGCCGGCACAAACCTCATTGCCGGCTATTATCAAAAACCGGACGGCGACTTGCTCGCTATCATTTCAAATCTTAACCGAACGTCACAAACTGTCCGCGTAACTTTCAACAATTATCCAATAGCAAATGTAATTGACGCCGAAACAAAAACAGAAATCCCCATTGATGCTGACAACATGGTGATTTTGAATATTCTCAGAAATGACTTCAGCGTGTTACAAATCACCGCAGATAAGTCTGCCGCTCCGGTTTCATCATTTCTATTTTATATCAATTCACACCCTGCTGAATAA
- the thiS gene encoding sulfur carrier protein ThiS: protein MFITVNGESHEHSGNGSITALLGELGATPEHSAVTVNGELIYSKNWPACRLSTGDKIEVLTFVGGG from the coding sequence ATGTTCATAACAGTAAACGGCGAAAGCCACGAACATTCCGGCAACGGCAGCATCACCGCCCTGCTCGGTGAACTCGGCGCCACGCCGGAACATTCCGCCGTCACCGTCAACGGCGAACTCATTTATTCTAAAAACTGGCCGGCCTGCAGGCTTTCCACCGGCGATAAAATTGAAGTGTTAACTTTTGTGGGAGGAGGATGA
- a CDS encoding PEP-CTERM sorting domain-containing protein produces MQKRRSILIIAALAGFAGLTYASVVTHIDQDFSGFTTGTINTNPSGWGGLNSANLNVEIEEESGDKYMTIGRTGPGAVTYTSAMGGNTALNIDTTKSGEYKWSFDFCIDPSTPTASGSVTYIYLDSGSGKTFASLFLRKEASGFNVYVYNNLSDSYTASANNTLLTTIDVDEWYNVSFDIWTDGDTGHIGYDVTVGTDSLAVASQASLLTSDAVRMGWSPQMNGALISYDNILLQTVPEPATVGLFAISGLVALVWRKLHKS; encoded by the coding sequence ATGCAAAAGAGAAGAAGTATATTAATTATCGCGGCACTGGCCGGATTCGCGGGGTTGACGTATGCGTCGGTTGTGACTCATATTGATCAGGACTTCAGCGGTTTTACAACAGGGACAATCAATACGAATCCCAGTGGGTGGGGAGGTTTAAATAGTGCTAACCTCAATGTTGAAATCGAGGAAGAAAGCGGCGATAAATACATGACAATAGGTCGTACTGGACCCGGCGCAGTTACGTATACGAGTGCTATGGGCGGGAATACGGCACTAAATATTGATACGACGAAGAGCGGCGAATATAAATGGAGTTTCGATTTTTGTATAGACCCATCTACTCCAACAGCTTCTGGCTCTGTAACATATATCTATTTAGATTCCGGTAGCGGAAAAACATTCGCCAGTCTTTTCCTTCGCAAGGAAGCCAGCGGGTTCAATGTATATGTTTATAATAATCTAAGTGATAGCTATACGGCATCGGCGAACAATACGCTTTTAACAACAATTGATGTAGACGAGTGGTATAATGTTTCTTTTGATATCTGGACGGATGGCGATACCGGTCATATCGGATATGATGTTACAGTCGGAACTGATTCACTTGCTGTTGCATCACAGGCAAGTCTCTTAACGTCGGATGCGGTACGGATGGGCTGGTCGCCTCAGATGAATGGAGCCCTTATTTCATATGATAATATTCTGCTGCAGACAGTGCCTGAACCGGCGACGGTGGGTTTGTTTGCAATTTCAGGTCTCGTTGCACTGGTATGGCGCAAATTGCATAAATCATAA